A region of Colletotrichum higginsianum IMI 349063 chromosome 10, whole genome shotgun sequence DNA encodes the following proteins:
- a CDS encoding EC80 protein codes for MKGFGIIITVLSLMAAQTLARDCPLESDCFQRSCKNIQLLKEPFSVIDKKYYFGHWHLLAECKDNAGIKTVTRINLAECIGNYDGNLLWSKLGGLKCRECNLTKTDPVIMQCGCETKKQKLVVKEINLSEGIWVYDGAIGCYDREWKKLPGIGKY; via the exons ATGAAGGGCTTCGGCATCATCATTACCGTCCTCTCGCTCATGGCCGCCCAGACTCTGGCCCGCGACTGCCCCCTCGAGTCTGACTGCTTCCAGAGGTCGTGCAAGAACATACAACTGCTCAAGGAACCGTTTTCAGTCATCGACAAAAAGTACTATTTCGGCCATTGGCATCTTCTTGCAGAGTGCAAGGACAATGCTGGCATCAAGACCGTCACCCGAATAAACCTCGCCGAATGCATTGGCAACTACGACGGCAACCTATTGTGGTCCAAACT CGGCGGCTTGAAATGCAGGGAATGCAACCTTACGAAGACCGACCCTGTCATCATGCAATGCGGGTGCGAGACCAAGAAACAGAAGCTTGTCGTCAAGGAGATCAACCTCT CCGAGGGCATCTGGGTTTATGATGGCGCCATCGGCTGCTACGACAGGGAGTGGAAGAAGCTTCCTGGCATCGGCAAGTATTGA
- a CDS encoding FAD binding domain protein, translating into MVPWQQDIPALRAEVNGEVLLPGDEGYEASLVRWSVVCIKPAALVVKPRSAQDVSAAIRFATAHEIPFTTCSGGHSTAGTSSSDGGMVIHLELMHDVFVDVGKRLITFGGGCTWKEVDAEAWRHGLATVGGTVSHTGVGGLILGGGQGMLSGQHGVAVDCLVEAEVVLADGSIVTASETENADLFWGLRGAGASFGVVTRFTSEVFPQGRIWSGPLMFPMAKLPELVAWTNAFVERMDERQFMIIGFTYGPPSRSTPLIMVQPFHNGTGKEAIEGAFKGLIELGPIMNMTNEMDYPVANTMSDKVFAHGSRRITGGATVTAPLELSKWEELSRDFYAYIDAETEQGNDMRASLLGVEIYKKDKVASVPFGATAYSNRGMYFDVLVLASWTDPDKDGTIRRWHGELARRIREGNHKGEDDGVGQYNNYSCVVVDVKQGFGDNAKRLVELKSKFDPANRFAKSPWKIVAP; encoded by the exons ATGGTACCGTGGCAACAAGATATCCCAGCCCTCCGCGCAGAGGTCAATGGCGAGGTTTTGCTtcccggcgacgaggggtATGAAGCCAGCTTGGTCCGATGGTCCGTCGTCTGCATCAAACCAGCG GCTCTGGTCGTCAAACCGCGGTCGGCTCAAGACGTGTCCGCTGCCATCCGCTTCGCAACGGCTCATGAGATCCCGTTCACGACCTGCAGCGGCGGCCACTCCACCGCGGGGACCTCCTCATCAGACGGCGGCATGGTAATCCACCTGGAGCTCATGCATGACGTgttcgtcgacgtcgggAAGCGCCTCATCAccttcggcggcggctgcacATGGAaggaggtcgacgccgaggcgtGGAGGCACGGCCTCGCGACTGTCGGCGGCACAGTCTCGCACACGGGCGTCGGTGGTCTCATcctgggcggcgggcagGGAATGCTGAGCGGCCAGCACGGCGTTGCCGTTGACTGCCTGGTCGAGGCGGAAGTGGTGCTTGCCGACGGGTCTATCGTCACGGCATCCGAGACGGAGAATGCGGACCTTTTCTGGGGCCTCCGGGGCGCCGGTGCGAGCTTCGGGGTTGTCACGCGCTTCACCTCGGAGGTTTTCCCGCAGGGAAGAATCTGGTCAGGACCCCTCATGTTCCCAATGGCCAAGCTACCTGAGCTCGTCGCGTGGACGAACGCCTTCGTGGAGAGGATGGACGAGAGACAGTTTATGATCATTGGGTTCACTTACGGTCCGCCCTCTCGTTCGACACCCTTGATTATGGTTCAGCCATTCCACAACGGAACGGGAAAAGAGGCCATTGAGGGCGCCTTCAAGGGTCTCATCGAACTGGGTCCCATAATGAACATGACGAACGAGATGGATTACCCGGTGGCAAACACGATGTCCGACAAGGTTTTTGCGCATGGCTCAAGACGAATAACCGGAGGCGCCACCGTCACCGCGCCATTGGAGCTGTCCAAATGGGAAGAACTGAGTAGAGACTTCTACGCTTACATTGACGCGGAGACGGAGCAAGGAAACGATATGCGGGCCAGCCTCCTCGGCGTGGAAATCtacaagaaggacaaggtGGCCAGCGTCCCGTTCGGGGCGACGGCCTACTCGAACCGCGGCATGTACTTTGATGTCCTGGTGCTGGCGTCTTGGACGGACCCGGACAAGGATGGGACCATCCGGCGATGGCACGGCGAGCTGGCCCGGAGGATCAGGGAGGGGAACCACAagggcgaagacgatggcGTGGGGCAGTACAACAACTACTCGTGTGTTGTGGTGGATGTGAAGCAGGGCTTCGGAGACAATGCGAAGAGGTTGGTGGAGTTGAAGAGCAAGTTCGATCCGGCGAACCGGTTCGCAAAGAGTCCTTGGAAGATTGTGGCGCCATAG
- a CDS encoding Glycoside hydrolase family 95 protein has translation MRTSPPTWALISCTALTLSEARSLWSSVPATYGDTSADTYLLKAGYPIGNGKLGAIPFGPPHAEKINLNIDSLWAGGPFEASNYTGGNPSEAKYQALPEIRSTIFEDGTGDVSPLLGSGQYYGGNRVLANLTISIGGLASYAAYRRTLDLTTGVHTTSFTVNATAAYEVTQLCSYPDQVCVYHIAAAATSSPSSSNATTLPTIRLGYENQLVANDTYDVICAADHLRLAGVTQLGPPEGMRFASVARIADETTPTTRCTCAGELEVTPAEGQTTLTVIISAETNYDQKKGNPESGYSFRGEDPGPVVERLASAAATKPFPDILAAHVADYQSLQGAFRLDLPDPLASAEKETAALIAGYAYDGADAGDPFLEALLFDYSRHLLVSSSRANSLPANLQGRWTEQLWPAWSADYHANINLQMNYWAADQTGLAATQGALWDYMEDTWVPRGTETARLLYNATGWVVHNEMNVFGHTAMKEGASWANYPAAAAWMMQHVWDNFDYTQDLDWFARQGYPLIRGVASFWLSQLQNDAVANDGTLVVNPCNSPETGPTTYGCTHYHQMIHQVFEAVLHGAALVGPQDGGGDDAAFLAAVSDSLARLDKGVHLTSWGGLKEWKLPDSYGFDGKSTHRHLSHLTGWYPGFSVSSFLGGYANATVQDAVRETLVSRGMGNAEDANAGWAKVWRAACWARLNDTDRAYEQLRYAIDVNFADNGFSMYWAMSPPFQIDANFGLGGAVLSMLVVDLPLPYAARDDVRTVVLGPAIPARWGGGSVKGLRVRGGGVIDFSWDDVGIVDNVVVVSASKAGGGKVRLVNIQGKELGEL, from the exons ATGAGGACCTCCCCGCCGACCTGGGCGTTGATATCCTGCACCGCCCTCACCCTGAGCGAGGCGCGGTCCCTCTGGTCCTCGGTCCCCGCGACGTACGGCGACACAAGCGCCGACACGTATCTCCTCAAGGCCGGCTACCCCATCGGCAACGGTAAACTCGGGG CCATCCCGTTCGGCCCGCCCCATGCGGAGAAGATCAACCTCAACATCGACTCACTCTGGGCCGGCGGTCCGTTCGAGGCCTCG AATTACACGGGCGGCAACCCTTCAGAGGCCAAATACCAAGCTCTGCCCGAGATCCGCTCGACAATCTTTGAGGATGGCACCGGAG ACGTCTCCCCGCTCCTCGGCTCTGGGCAGTACTACGGTGGCAACCGCGTCCTGGCCAACCTCACAATCTCCATCGGCGGCTTGGCCTCCTACGCCGCCTACAGGCGCACCCTCGACTTGACGACGGGCGTCCACACAACGTCCTTCACCGTGAACGCGACGGCCGCCTACGAGGTCACCCAGCTCTGCTCGTACCCGGACCAGGTCTGCGTCTAccacatcgccgccgccgccacctcctcaCCTTCCTCCTCGAACGCAACCACCCTCCCGACCATCCGTCTCGGCTACGAGAACCAGTTGGTCGCCAACGACACCTACGACGTTATCTGCGCCGCCGACCACctccgcctcgccggcgtcactCAGCTCGGCCCGCCTGAGGGCATGAGGTTCGCCTCCGTCGCCAGGATCGCCGAcgagacgacgccgacgacgcgctgcacctgcgccggcgagctcgaggtcaCTCCCGCCGAGGGCCAGACGACCCTTACCGTCATCATCAGCGCCGAGACCAACTACGACCAGAAGAAAGGCAACCCGGAGAGCGGCTACTCCTTCAGGGGCGAGGACCCGggccccgtcgtcgagcgCCTCGCGTCCGCAGCCGCCACGAAACCCTTTCCcgacatcctcgccgcccacgtcgCCGACTACCAGTCCCTCCAAGGCGCGTTCCGCCTCGACCTCCCGGACCCGCTGgcctcggccgagaaggagacggccgcGCTCATCGCGGGGTACGCctacgacggcgccgacgccggcgacccgttcctcgaggccctgctGTTCGACTACTCGCGCCACCTgctcgtctcgtcgtcgcgcgCCAACTCGCTGCCAGCCAATCTCCAGGGCCGCTGGACCGAGCAGCTGTGGCCCGCCTGGAGCGCCGACTACCATGCCAACATCAACCTGCAGATGAACTACTGGGCCGCCGACCAGACgggcctcgccgccacccaAGGCGCGCTGTGGGACTACATGGAGGACACCTGGGTCCCGCGCGGCACCGAGACGGCCCGCCTGCTGTACAACGCCACCGGCTGGGTCGTCCACAACGAGATGAACGTCTTTGGGCACACGGCCATGAAGGAAGGCGCGAGCTGGGCGAACT acccggcggcagcggcctgGATGATGCAGCACGTCTGGGACAACTTCGACTACACCCAGGACCTCGACTGGTTCGCCCGCCAGGGCTACCCCCTCATCCGGGGCGTCGCCTCCTTCTGGCTCTCTCAGCTGCAgaacgacgccgtcgccaacgacGGCACCCTCGTCGTGAACCCCTGCAACAGCCCCGAGACGGGGCCGACTACCTACGGCTGCACCCACTACCACCAGATGATCCATCAGgtcttcgaggccgtcctcCATGGCGCCGCACTCGTCGGCCCCCaagacggcggaggcgacgacgccgccttcctcgccgccgtctccgactccctcgcccgcctcgacaAGGGCGTCCACCTGACGTCTTGGGGCGGCCTCAAGGAGTGGAAGCTTCCCGACTCCTATGGCTTCGACGGCAAGTCCACGCACCGCCACCTCTCCCACCTGACGGGCTGGTATCCGGgcttctccgtctcgtccttcctcggcggctaCGCCAACGCCACGGTCCAGGACGCCGTGCGCGAGACGCTCGTGTCGCGCGGCATGGgcaacgccgaggacgccaacGCTGGGTGGGCCAAGGTCTGGCGCGCCGCGTGCTGGGCCCGCCTCAACGACACGGACAGGGCGTACGAGCAGCTGCGCTACGCCATCGACGTCAACTTCGCTGACAACGGTTTCAGCATGTACTGGGCCATGAGCCCGCCGTTCCAGATCGACGCCAACttcgggctcggcggcgccgtacTCAGCATGCTGGTCGTTGATCTGCCGCTGCCGTATGCCGCGAGGGACGACGTGCGGACCGTAGTCCTGGGACCGGCGATCCCGGCGAGATGGggtggcggcagcgtcaAGGGGTTGAGGGTTAGAGGAGGCGGTGTGATTGACTTTAGCTGGGACGACGTGGGTATCGTGGACAATGTTGTAGTCGTGTCTGCGAGCAAGGCTGGCGGTGGTAAAGTCCGGCTTGTAAACATTCAGGGGAAAGAATTGGGTGAACTCTAG
- a CDS encoding Calcium/proton exchanger, translated as MPDLTGSVNHFDIKRKAHGLSRRSQEQTWNPFRHVSWETGPSKRSTWDGANLEAQREGAAEDPETDEAIHHVQSEPAPRDSDTIRNSMGKETRSAAGSGSGDTAFDNKSEDAGVLRNRRADAAQDDQVPPEEEMEKPKKQKSGLIRHVKPKTPFTVANQLQRTLLSSYINILILAAPVGIAISYVGSINKIAVFVVNFIAIIPLAAMLGFATEEIALRTGETLGGLLNATFGNAVELIVAILALAEGKVLIVQTSLIGSILSNLLLVMGFCFFFGGLNRSEQYFNTTVAQTAASLLALAVASVIVPTVFDKNDGTDNPVHVAALSRGTAVILLIIYASYLFFQLKTHNSVFNEESQKVAAKPWSRGSLKEGALARGLAGTGARMAQTGVRGEGENERQELSRIMMQRPDEEDDEEEPQLHFFVAVGTLTLATVLIAFCAEAMVSSIDYVTKEGGISEEFVGLILLPIVGNAAEHATAVTVAIKDKMDLAIGVAVGSSMQVALFLIPLLVIIGWGMGNDAMTLSFDLFQVAVLFVAVLLVNYLISDGKSHWLEGLQLICLYAIIATCSWWYPATGVAG; from the exons ATGCCGGATCTCACCGGTTCAGTCAATCATTTCGACATCAAACGCAAAGCTCATGGCCTCAGCCGCCGGAGTCAAGAGCAGACTTGGAACCCCTTTCGGCACGTGTCGTGGGAGACGGGTCCCAGCAAGCGCTCCACCTGGGATGGCGCGAACCTCGAGGCCCAGCGTGAAggtgccgccgaggacccAGAGACAGACGAGGCGATACATCACGTCCAGAGCGAGCCCGCCCCTAGAGACTCCGATACCATACGCAACAGCATGGGTAAAGAGACGAGGTCGGCCGcggggagcgggagcggcgaCACCGCCTTCGACAACAAATCCGAGGATGCCGGTGTCTTGAGGAATCGGAGGGCCGATGCTGCACAGGACGACCAAGTGCCGCcagaggaggagatggaaaAGCCGAAGAAGCAAAAGTCGGGTCTCATTAGGCACGTGAAACCGAAAACGCCCTTCACTGTCGCCAACCAGCTCCAAAGGACGCTCCTCAGCTCGTACATCAACATTCTGATACTGGCAGCCCCTGTCGGAATCGCCATTAGCTACGTCGGTTCCATCAACAAGATTGCCGTCTTTGTCGTCAacttcatcgccatcatcccccTGGCCGCCATGCTGGGTTTCGCTACCGAAGAAATCGCATTGAGGACGGGTGAGACCTTGGGAGGTCTCCTCAACGCGACCTTTGGAAACGCCGTCGAACTCATCGTCGCAATTCTCGCGCTGGCCGAGGGCAAGGTTCTGATTGTGCAAACCTCGCTTATTGGCTCTATTCTCTCCAACTTGTTGCTCGTCATGGGCTTCTGTTTCTTCTTTGGCGGTCTGAATCGATCCGAGCAGTATTTCAACACAACCGTCGCCCAGACTGCCGCTTCCCTTCTCgctctcgccgtcgcctccgtcatcgtcccCACCGTCTTCGACAAGAATGACGGCACCGACAACCCCGTCCACGTCGCAGCCCTCTCGCGAGGCACCGCCGTCATCTTGCTCATCATCTACGCTTCATACCTCTTCTTCCAGCTCAAGACGCACAACTccgtcttcaacgaggaGTCTCAAAAGGTTGCCGCCAAGCCGTGGAGCCGTGGTAGCCTCAAGGAGGGCGCGCTTGCCCGTGGGCTGGCCGGCACCGGGGCTCGAATGGCACAGACTGGTGtccgcggcgagggcgagaatGAGCGCCAGGAGCTGAGCCGGATCATGATGCAGCGtcccgacgaggaggatgacgaagaagaaccGCAGCTGCACTTCTTCGTGGCCGTCGGCACTCTCACCCTTGCAACTGTCCTGATCGCATTCtgcgccgaggccatggTCAGCTCCATCGACTACGTCACTAAGGAGGGTGGTATCAGCGAGGAATTCGTCGGCCTTATCCTGTTGCCCATCGTCGGCAACGCTGCCGAGCACGCCACGGCCGTGACTGTCGCGATCAAGGACAAGATGGATCTTGCAATCGgtgtcgccgtcggctcCAGTATGCAGGTTGCGTTGTTTTTGATCCCGCTGTTGGTCATCATTGGCTGGGGCATGGGCAACGACGCCATGACACTCAGCTTCGACCTCTTTCAGGTTGCCGTGCTGTTTGTTGCCGTCTTGTTAGTGAACTACCTGATCAGCGATGGCAAGAGTCATTGGCTCGAGGGACTGCAGCTCATTTGTCTGTATGCCATCATTGCTACATGTTCATGGT GGTACCCCGCCACTGGAGTTGCTGGCTAA